Proteins encoded in a region of the Streptomyces sp. NBC_00513 genome:
- a CDS encoding 2-aminoethylphosphonate ABC transporter substrate-binding protein — MPGKRNRRRIPLRTTAAVTGGLALAAGLTACGGGSGAADSRAGEKIVTVYSADGLKGEKGDGWYDKVFAAFTKETGIEVKYVEGGSGEMVQRAVREKTNTQADVLVTLPPFIQQADGKGLLQAYAPHGSEKVNGADKATDGKWTSIVNNYFGFVYNKKELSQAPKTWEELLDAKYKGRLQYSTPGVAGDGTAVLVKSMHDFGGKEPAMEYLKKLQANNVGPSSSTSKLAPKTDKGELLVANGDVQMNFAQAKSMPNLGIWFPAKEGGRPTTFSLPYAAGLVDKAPHTENGRKLLDFLLGEEAQKLVSEVGGGFPARTDVKPTDANAVQLTKLMTGVEIFEPDWTDIDKNLKAHVDAWKSATGS; from the coding sequence ATGCCCGGCAAGCGCAACCGTCGTCGCATTCCCCTTCGCACCACCGCCGCCGTCACCGGCGGCCTCGCCCTCGCCGCCGGCCTCACCGCCTGCGGCGGCGGATCGGGCGCCGCCGACTCCCGGGCCGGCGAGAAGATCGTCACCGTCTACAGCGCCGACGGCCTCAAGGGCGAGAAGGGCGACGGCTGGTACGACAAGGTCTTCGCCGCGTTCACCAAGGAGACCGGCATCGAGGTCAAGTACGTCGAGGGCGGCTCGGGCGAGATGGTGCAGCGCGCCGTCCGCGAGAAGACCAACACCCAGGCGGACGTCCTGGTCACCCTGCCGCCCTTCATCCAACAGGCCGACGGGAAGGGCCTCCTCCAGGCCTACGCGCCCCACGGCTCGGAGAAGGTCAACGGCGCCGACAAGGCCACCGACGGCAAGTGGACGTCGATCGTCAACAACTACTTCGGATTCGTCTACAACAAGAAGGAGTTGTCCCAGGCCCCCAAGACCTGGGAAGAGCTGCTGGACGCCAAGTACAAGGGCCGCCTCCAGTACTCCACCCCGGGCGTCGCGGGCGACGGCACCGCCGTGCTCGTCAAGTCGATGCACGACTTCGGCGGCAAGGAACCGGCGATGGAGTACCTCAAGAAGCTTCAGGCCAACAACGTCGGCCCGTCCTCCTCCACCAGCAAGCTCGCCCCGAAGACCGACAAGGGAGAGCTGCTCGTCGCCAACGGCGACGTGCAGATGAACTTCGCGCAGGCCAAGTCCATGCCGAACCTGGGCATCTGGTTCCCCGCCAAGGAGGGCGGCAGGCCCACCACCTTCTCCCTGCCGTACGCGGCCGGCCTGGTCGACAAGGCCCCGCACACCGAGAACGGCCGCAAGCTCCTTGACTTCCTGCTCGGCGAGGAGGCCCAGAAGCTGGTCAGCGAGGTCGGCGGCGGCTTCCCCGCGCGCACCGACGTCAAGCCGACCGACGCCAACGCCGTCCAACTCACCAAGCTGATGACGGGCGTCGAGATCTTCGAGCCCGACTGGACGGACATCGACAAGAACCTCAAGGCCCACGTGGACGCGTGGAAGTCGGCAACCGGAAGCTGA
- a CDS encoding ABC transporter permease produces the protein MLVHSRAGRWAAWGLFGLLFLPLFALPLLVVVAASLATHWSGAFPSGPTTANYASAVRGESLQALTTSLVTALVASLLALTVGSWAALAAAGLKRRGKRFLDALFMLPVAVPSVVVGLAVLVAFSRPPLLLNGTSTIVVLAHTVLVTAFAHQSVSAAIVRLDPAYEQAAASLGASPAQVLWRIRIPLLLPSLTAAAGLCFALSMGELSATMMLYPPDWMPLPVRVFTATDRGSLFGGSAVAVVLMATTLLVLLAVSRIRTKASYR, from the coding sequence GTGCTGGTGCATAGCAGGGCCGGCCGCTGGGCCGCCTGGGGCCTCTTCGGCCTCCTCTTCCTCCCCCTCTTCGCGCTGCCGCTGCTCGTCGTGGTGGCCGCCTCCCTCGCCACCCACTGGTCCGGCGCCTTCCCCTCCGGCCCGACCACCGCGAACTACGCCTCCGCCGTCCGGGGCGAATCCCTCCAGGCACTCACCACATCCCTGGTCACCGCCCTCGTCGCGAGCCTGCTCGCCCTCACCGTTGGCAGCTGGGCGGCGCTGGCCGCCGCCGGCCTGAAGAGGCGCGGGAAGCGCTTCCTGGACGCCCTGTTCATGCTGCCGGTCGCCGTACCGTCGGTGGTGGTGGGCCTCGCGGTCCTCGTCGCCTTCAGCCGGCCGCCCCTGCTCCTCAACGGGACGAGCACCATCGTCGTCCTGGCCCACACCGTCCTCGTCACGGCGTTCGCCCACCAGTCGGTCTCCGCCGCGATCGTGCGGCTCGACCCCGCCTACGAGCAGGCCGCCGCCTCCCTGGGGGCATCTCCCGCCCAGGTGCTGTGGCGGATCAGGATCCCCCTGCTGCTGCCCTCCCTGACCGCCGCCGCGGGGCTCTGCTTCGCCCTGTCCATGGGTGAGTTGAGCGCCACGATGATGCTCTACCCGCCGGACTGGATGCCCCTGCCGGTCCGCGTCTTCACCGCCACCGACCGGGGTTCGCTCTTCGGCGGATCGGCCGTCGCGGTGGTCCTGATGGCCACCACCCTGCTGGTGCTCCTGGCCGTCTCCCGCATCCGCACCAAGGCGTCCTACCGCTGA
- a CDS encoding 2-aminoethylphosphonate ABC transporter permease subunit: MAEVADPRSAPAGPARATVPRQPPRTSAPGPHATPGPAPAAPAARGVPRWVWSLPPVVVLALVFLYPLALVVRQSFTPENGGAFDAYSTVFASTPFREALGTTVWLAVGATVGCLVLGFALALVIAFVPFPGARAVSRFIDVFLSFPSFLITLALLFIYGSVGMANGIWTDVLGVADGPFHFLATPWGVLLAEITYFTPFVMRPLLAAFSQLDTAQLEVASSLGAGPARIVRRVILPEALPALAAGGSLVLVMCLNEFGIVLFTGAKGVTTLPMLVYGKAILESDYPAACVVAVVNIAISVGLFGLYRVVSKRAGA; this comes from the coding sequence ATGGCTGAGGTCGCGGACCCGCGATCGGCCCCCGCCGGGCCGGCCCGCGCCACCGTCCCCCGGCAGCCGCCCCGTACCTCCGCCCCGGGCCCGCACGCCACCCCCGGACCCGCACCCGCAGCCCCCGCCGCACGCGGCGTCCCGCGCTGGGTGTGGAGCCTGCCCCCGGTGGTCGTCCTCGCGCTGGTCTTCCTCTACCCGCTCGCCCTGGTCGTCCGGCAGTCCTTCACCCCCGAGAACGGCGGCGCCTTCGACGCGTACTCCACCGTCTTCGCCTCCACCCCCTTCCGCGAGGCCCTCGGCACCACCGTCTGGCTGGCCGTCGGCGCCACCGTCGGATGTCTCGTCCTCGGCTTCGCGTTGGCCCTCGTCATCGCCTTCGTGCCCTTCCCGGGAGCCAGGGCCGTCTCCCGGTTCATCGACGTCTTCCTCTCCTTCCCCTCCTTCCTCATCACCCTCGCCCTCCTCTTCATCTACGGCTCGGTCGGCATGGCCAACGGGATCTGGACCGACGTCCTCGGCGTCGCGGACGGCCCCTTCCACTTCCTGGCGACGCCCTGGGGCGTCCTCCTCGCGGAGATCACCTACTTCACCCCGTTCGTCATGCGCCCCCTGCTCGCCGCCTTCTCCCAACTGGACACCGCCCAGCTGGAGGTGGCCTCCTCGCTCGGCGCCGGACCCGCCCGGATCGTCCGGCGGGTGATCCTCCCCGAGGCGCTGCCGGCCCTCGCCGCCGGCGGCAGCCTGGTCCTCGTCATGTGCCTCAACGAGTTCGGGATCGTCCTGTTCACCGGAGCCAAGGGCGTCACCACGCTCCCGATGCTCGTCTACGGCAAGGCGATCCTGGAATCCGACTACCCGGCCGCCTGCGTCGTCGCCGTCGTCAACATCGCGATCTCCGTCGGCCTGTTCGGCCTCTACCGGGTGGTGAGCAAGCGTGCTGGTGCATAG
- a CDS encoding ABC transporter ATP-binding protein — translation MSGIRFESVSVAYDGNTVLDSLDLTVEQGEVMALLGPSGSGKTTALRAVAGFVRPFAGRVWIGDRDVTALPPHKRGIGMVVQQYALFPHLRVEDNVAFGLKARKTPRAEIPGRVAEALEMTGMAAYAKRHPRELSGGQQQRVAIARALAIRPGVLLLDEPLSALDAQLRSGMLAELARLHRELPDVSILYVTHDQIEALTLADRIAVMDKARLQDCGTPRQLYRSPRTEFTASFVGNANLLPVTVADTGAVFEGRALVLDRGRAAPGAGATLCVRPHLIGLGAGPNALNGTITEVQWRGSTHRLYVDVAGHRVKADLPELRETPALGDRVTLHFEPRDAVLLSAGVSDG, via the coding sequence GTGAGCGGGATCCGCTTCGAGTCCGTCTCGGTCGCCTACGACGGCAACACCGTGCTGGACTCCCTGGACCTGACGGTCGAGCAGGGCGAGGTCATGGCCCTTCTCGGTCCGTCGGGATCGGGCAAGACCACGGCGCTGCGGGCGGTCGCCGGCTTCGTACGGCCCTTCGCGGGCCGGGTGTGGATCGGGGACCGGGACGTCACCGCCCTCCCGCCCCACAAACGCGGCATCGGCATGGTCGTCCAGCAGTACGCGCTCTTCCCGCACCTGCGCGTCGAGGACAACGTCGCGTTCGGACTCAAGGCGCGCAAGACGCCCAGGGCCGAGATACCCGGCCGCGTGGCGGAAGCCCTGGAGATGACCGGGATGGCCGCCTACGCCAAGCGCCACCCCCGCGAACTCTCCGGCGGGCAGCAGCAGCGCGTGGCCATCGCCCGCGCGCTCGCCATCCGCCCCGGCGTGCTCCTCCTCGACGAGCCGCTGTCCGCGCTGGACGCCCAACTGCGCTCCGGAATGCTCGCCGAACTGGCCCGACTGCACCGCGAACTCCCCGACGTGTCGATCCTGTACGTCACGCACGACCAGATCGAGGCCCTCACCCTGGCCGACCGGATCGCCGTCATGGACAAGGCCCGGCTCCAGGACTGCGGCACCCCGCGGCAGCTGTACCGCTCACCGCGCACCGAGTTCACGGCCTCCTTCGTCGGCAACGCCAACCTCCTCCCGGTGACCGTCGCCGACACCGGCGCCGTCTTCGAGGGGCGCGCCCTGGTACTGGACCGGGGCCGGGCCGCGCCCGGCGCCGGCGCCACCCTGTGCGTACGCCCCCACCTGATCGGCCTCGGCGCGGGCCCCAACGCCCTGAACGGCACGATCACCGAGGTGCAGTGGCGCGGCTCGACGCACCGGCTGTACGTGGACGTCGCGGGCCACCGGGTCAAGGCGGACCTGCCCGAACTGCGCGAGACCCCGGCGCTGGGCGACCGGGTGACCCTGCACTTCGAGCCCCGGGACGCGGTGTTGCTGTCGGCGGGGGTGTCGGATGGCTGA